GAACCTCTCGTCACCCAGCGCCTGTGTCGCCCTCCCTCCGCTAGCACCATCCCATGACACACCCTCGACTCGTCGCCGTCCCTCTCATCGACCAGCACCCGCGACTCCTTGCTCTATTTCGCCTCCCTTTGAGAGAGAACGAGCGAAGCAtctattcatgagttttgggaGACAATTGTTAGGGAGATGGGATGAGGGGGCTTCAACTTGGGAGGGAATCTGCTTTGCATCTGAGGGGGCTTTGTCAAGCTCGCAGGCTGGGATGGGACGCAAAAGtgaatgggaaaaaaaatgggaagagtaaaaaaaataattttatatataatcgtggAGTACATAAATGtcacgtaattattttgaaaaagaatagtatttattattaaaaaattaatttttttatataaattttatatgttatttatttatttaaaatgattacataaattaattatattttatttatataaattaattatattttatttatttatttatataaattaatttttctgttttcattAATTATACTGGGCTCGTGGGTGGCCGTTGGGCTAGTAGTTGACGAGCTTTATACGAAACGACCGACAGCTATCCATCGTgtaaaaaatgaattgaaacaCGAGGGAGATATTTTCTCACGCATGAGGAGCGTACGAAACTTATAGCCATCCTCAGAGATGGGAATATGCCAATCTGTCACAATGGCTGCGCGAGGACTGGGGCTGTTTCTCGTATCAACAGGCCTCGCCTTGAGTGGGTTTTTGGGCAGTCTCAATACGTACAATCGTCCGCCGCCCCGTCCGACCATTGTGAACCATTTGGAAAATCTTAAGCCTGGTTCTCCTCAGCAGGTAGGTAGGGATTCTTATCTTCACTGTGtgggtatttttaattttttcccctCCTGGCTCCTCTGGTACTCAATCAGGGAAAACATGTATTTAATTGGTTTTAAACTGTGGCCCACGTACTGCTGCCCTGGAGCATGGAATGTATTGCTTGTTTTTTAACGTGTTATTTTGAGTTAAAGGATACAAGTGGTTATGACTAATTAGACGTTGGTTGTATAGCTTCCAATAATATGGTTAGTCATACAGGTGCATATATCCGTAGTTGGGGAAGACAAAATGAGGATTTCATGGATTACTGAAACCTCAACCCAAGCAACAGTTCAATATGGTACCTCTCCTGGGAAGTACGAGTTTTCTGCAGATGGAACTACATCTTCGTACAGTTATTTGACGTATGATTCTGGGGAGATTCATGACACCGTAATTGGTCCATTGAAGCCCAATTCTGTATATTACTACCGTTGTGGCATAGATTCCACCCGCGAGTTCAGTTTCAAAACCCCACCAGCTCAGTTCCCAGTCAAATTCGCTGTTGTTGGTATGTATAGATCAAAAGCAGagtatataagttttttaaggacctatataaatataatttcttccaTGTTTCGTACaatattaatgttaatgttCGAGCAAAACTGCATAATATCGATGCAGGCGATCTTGGACAGACTGGGTGGACCCAATCAACTCTCCAACATATAGCAGAATCGAACTACGACATGCTGCTACTTCCAGGAGACTTATCGTATGCAGATCTCAATCAGCCTTTATGGGATTCATTTGGAAGGCTTGTCGAGCCACTGGCTAGCCAGAGGCCTTGGATGGTGACGCAAGGCAAccatgagattgagaagatcCCACTCATCCACAACGAACCCTTCACAGCCTACAATGCAAGATGGCGCATGCCATTCGAACAGAGTGGCTCGGGATCAAATCTCTTCTATTCTTTCAATGTCGCCGGAGTGCATGTCATCATGTTGGGTTCGTACACAGATTTTGATCCTAAATCGGCACAGTTCAAGTGGTTAGAGGCAGACTTGCGGAAGATTGATAGGAACAAAACTCCGTGGACAGTAGTGCTTATTCATGCGCCCTGGTACAATTCTAATACAGCTCATCAGGGTGAGAAAGAGTCGATTGACATGAAGGCATCCATGGAAGGGTTACTTTACCGAGCTCGCGTGGATGTTGTTTTTGCCGGACATGTACATGCCTACGAGCGCTTTGTAAGCTTATTCTTCCCTGCTTACCCGGCTTATTTATTAAGGTTATAAACTCACCCTATTAGAATGTTATTGAATAGTtgaattcttcattttttttttcccaattaatTTATCATAATATGAGTGAATGATTTTTAGTTCCAATTATGTTGGACCCCTACGATCAGAGGAAATTTCCATTCAATTTTGCTCGTGGATTTACTCTGCTCTGTATGTGGATCTAAATTTTTAATGCTTGATATACTGATCAAATGTTTCCATTTGGCATTGGTGTTCATCTCTATCAGACTCGCGTTTACAATGGGAAAACTGATAATTGTGGTCCGGTGCATATCACCATTGGAGATGGTGGGAACCGCGAAGGCCTTGCCAGCAAGTAAGATCTTCTTCTATATAATATGCATTCCATTTTTAACCTTATTATATACGATTTGGATGCTGTAGAATGACTATGACACTTGAGGTATTCCTTGGGGGTGAATTACCTTGATAAAACTGACCGAAAACCTTATAAGCTATTATAATAAGCTGAATTGAATTATTTCCAGCAGACATGATCAGGAGAATTtctccatttgtttttcttgagACGCGCAGTCTCTTAAATCAAAGCTGCATTTTCTTTAGGTGAAtggcatattatatattaatacggAAGTAAGCGGTAATTGTTTGACCTAAATTGACTTGAAACGTGCATTCTGGTACGTGCATACAGGTATATAGATCCAAAGCCCGATATATCCATTTTCAGGGAGGCGAGCTTTGGGCACGGGCAATTTGAGGTGGTGAATGCAACCCATGCGCTCTGGACATGGCACAGAAATGATGATGACTCAGTAGTTTCCAGTGATTCAGTATGGTTTAAGAAGCCATCAATATCTGACCCTGCTTGTAAAGTGAAAACCTGAATTGTTTGCAATACACGAGAGAATCATAGTACGTGTTTAATTGCTATGTTCCTTCGgaatatatttaaagaaaaagctGATATCTTGGCAATAATACAGATACAGATAAACGGGCATGAGCCTAATTGTTACCAAGGAaatattcactattattcttcGAAATCAATTTCAGACAGTAGATTGTGTGATGAATAAAAGTGTTGTACATTATAGCGTGTATATATAAACGGAttggatatatttatagatCAATATTGAGCAGTCTGCATTATCTTCCACTCCTCGAATGACTCAGCAACACCCCACCACCTCAGCTGCTCCTTCAGGATGCTCCACCACCTATGCTGGTCCAAGATGCTCTACCACGTCAGATGCTACTCTAGAATCTTCTGGAATTACTTAGACTAGGTTGGTGCCTACCCTCTGGGTACGGCTGTAGTATTATGGCAGACACTATTTTACAAACTCTGTATAATGTGCAATGGATTGTAATGCACACCAACTGTTTGATAATATTCTCAGAAATTGGTGAAGGTTGTTAGGATCTCTTGTACACAGCTATTCAGTTAATGAGAAATACAAAACATTCCTATCAATTTCAGACACTAGATTGTGTGATATACAGAATATGTCATGCGATATACAGAATATAAGTGTTGTACATTATAGCGTACTGTATATATAAACGGATTGGATGTATTTGTAGATCAATATGTCATGTGTACGTGATGGATCAAGATTCCTTAATTAAAGTTTCTATTCAAATCTCATAATTAACTTGGGAgtgtgaaaattaaagatatacagttaattaattaagtgggttctataaactatatatattgctaTCTACAtgaatttttcaatatataataaatgttcAATATAAGTGTTCATGTAAATTCTACTTAATTAAGAGGATCCAATTAATCCTGCATGATGCAAGGGAGTtttgcaattatatataattctagATGGACCCGTCCAATTTGAGATTTGCACTACACTATTTCAAAAGTGGCCAGAAAAATCTTGGTCAATAAATTATTCTTAACCTACGCAAATTATACTTCtgtgaaataaaagttaattaatattgaactccccaaattataattataaattaatgattgCACgattaataatatgaaaaatactagTATGCCGTCTGAGTTTGCTTCCTCATTTTGATcgtttatatattaaaaaaataattaattttttttatttaataattataaaaataatttttaatatattaatatatttttttattttttaaaaatatttaaatatataaaaaaaaatataaatataaatttatactaGACCGTACTTCATCATTACTAGGCGAAAGCCTAGCACTctaatgatatttattatttaccgaagaaaaaataagatctaataaaaaattgagacgGAGCTAGACACGTACGTAGGAGAACGAGAGATCATCATATCACTTTAAAAAGTCGGCTACATCTTTATTATTAAGTTTAGGGGTGGGCAGCCCCGCTTCCACCCCACCCAGCCTTCGGATCCCGCTTcacatataaattatttatttatttatatatatataaataaatatattatatataaatatatacaatttattaaaaattaaaaattatatttaaatcattaaatcTATTAAATTTCATATTACTTAAAagataactattatattatctCCTATATAAAAGTTAGCCTCTGCAATTCAAAATCTATTAAGTCTCATATTGTTTAAAGATGAATATTGTATTACCTTGACCttctatataaaggttggtctaAGAGGACAAATCAAtctaaaatctaactctaatgagtttaaattttttatttatttataaattttaattttttatttaaattatattataatttgaatctaaaaaatatttttagactaattttttttaaaaaacacaatGTGGTGCCTAGGTGGGGGGCGGGGCAGATGGgattttttcccccgccccccgaCACCGGGGCGGGAAAAAACCCCCAACTCTCCGCATGGTGCAAGGCAGGGTGCGGAGGAGGGTACTCCCACTCCGGACCATGTGGGTATCACCTCTAATTATGTTGgttgaatacaaaatataaatctctatttataaaaaaaaaaaaaaaagtacttaatgataagataaataataatcatcttaattaatataaaatcaattattttgatttgataattatgagaattaaattataataataatcaaattcATTCATGATTTGATATTAATTTCAGACTGAATTTGTACATGGAatgcacatttttttctttattggcaTTACCAAATTTCAGAAAAGGAATAAACCTATGCATGGCAGCAATATTCTCTCGGACActgttttctatatattaatattcgtGTGTGCGCGCGctttaaaaaatttgtcaaatataGCCGTGAGAATCGTCCGAAACGTTGTCATGCCACgcctatatatatgtttcgAGTACGTCGTAAATTGTAATACGTAGCACACAGGTGTCTACACGACGAGTCATTTAATACATGCAATACATAAGAAGGAACGTCGTTCTTCAGTTCCATTCCGCTTATTAAAATCTGCGGGTTCgttcgtcgtcgtcgtcgtcgtcgtttTCCtccccttctttttcttcttgtggTGTAAGCGTCATGGGTCATGTGCGAGACTTGCGCTTGTTTCTATTATCTGCGCTACCCTTGGCCTTCGCCGGCTTATTCTTTGGTGGCGTTTATTCGTACAACCGCCCGCCTGTACTGCGCAAGATTCTCTCTGTTCCTCACTCGTATGGAGATGATCACAATCCTGCTTCCCCTCAACAGGTACATATGAATTTCATATCTATTTAACCATGTTAGGCGCAGGCCAGGTTGCGCCTGTAAATTTTTGTTTGGGACTCAAACTACGGCCTGATGGAGTCCTTGTTTCTAATTGTCTATACCAGTAGTACTACTATATGCATGATATAATTGGACTGAATCTAACACTAATAAAACTTGGTTAAAAATAGAAAGCATATATTGTACTTTTTGGTAATTCGTCCTACGACAGACATGATAATAATTGTTCAAGGATTAGAGGTATTTCTCGTTTCCGAGTGCATAGCCTTCGATCAACGGGATATTCTTGGCCTTGTAGTTATGTTTACATGATGTTCAATTTGATCGTAAGTTTATTATAGCTGCATGCGGTTTTTTGTTTGAATCTGTCGCTGGAAATCAGAACAAGTAcatgaacacacacacacatatattttaCGGCCTTCCAATATCATGATTAACGTTATTGCTTGCAGGTGCACATATCTTTGGTTGGCGAGGACAAAATGAGGATTTCATGGATTACCGAAAGCTCAACCCCGGCAACAGTAGAATATGGTACATCCCCAACGAAATACGAGTCTTCTGCAAATGGGACTACATCCTCGTACCGTTACTCGATAGTGTACAAGTCCGGGGAAATACATGACGTAGTAATTGGTCCCTTGAAGCCGAATACATTATATTACTATCGTTGCGGTCCAGCTTCAGGCCGTGACTTCACTTTCAAAACCCCACCAGCTCAATTCCCTATCAAATTTGCAGTTGTAGGTATGCATAAGAAATCACTAGCTGATTATACGACATTTATGTTTGTGTGTgagtgtatgtgtgtgtgtatagttTGTAATTTAATCCCGTGATGGTCCCTAAACGAAGTCTCTAAAAATGATTAGAATTGGGCTGCATATAAATTGTAAATCATCCGATCGAGGACCTCCTAAATGttcaatttataagaaaaacttGATAATGCATGCGCGCAGGTGATCTTGGACAGACTGAGTGGACCGACTCAACCCTACAACACATAGCAAAATCGAATTACGACATGCTGCTACTGCCAGGAGACTTGGCTTATGCTGATTTCTACCAGCCTTTTTGGGATTCATTCGGCAGGCTTGTGGAGCCACTGGCAAGCCAGCGGCCTTGGATGGTAACCCAAGGCAACCACGAGGTTGAGAAGATTCCGGTCATCCACTCCAAACCCTTCACAGCCTACAATGCAAGATGGCGCATGCCATTTGAACAGAGTGGATCGGACTCCAACCTATACTATTCTTTTAATGTAGCTGGGGTTCATATTATCATGTTGAGTTCGTACACGGATTTTGATCCTAGTTCACAACAGTATAAGTGGTTAGAGGCAGATATGGGGCAGATTGATCGGAAAATAACTCCATGGATAGTAGTGCTTGTTCATGCGCCATGGTACAATACGAATACTGCTCATCAGGGTGAGAAAGAGTCGGATGAGATGAAGGCTTCCATGGAAGGGCTACTTTATCAAGCTCGCGTGGATGTTGTTTTCACTGGACATGTGCACGCATATGAGCGCTTTGtaagctttcttcttcttcttttaatccccgttttattttaattattgccatctatatgtatatatgctgtgtgtctatatatagaaCTCTAAATTTATTGCTGATTTATTGACTTTGGTTCCATGTCATTGCTGCTTGTCCTCTATCTACAGACTCGCGTTTACAATGGGAAAGCTGACAATTGTGGCCCAGTGCATATCACCATTGGCGATGGTGGAAACAGAGAAGGCCTTGCCAGCAAGTGAGATATCTTTTATACATACCTTTAATACATGATAAGATGTCTAATTAACCTTATGATGGTTCAAATACATGATATCTAGTTGGTTAAATCCATAGTGCATTATTTGCTTTAGGCTATCCATTTCACTCCGTGCGTTCATTCTGGTGCTTACAGGTATGAAGATCCAACGCCTGATATATCCATTTTCAGGGAGGCGAGCTTTGGACATGGTCAATTTGAGGTGGTGAATGCGACCCATGCGCTCTGGACATGGCACAGAAATGACGATTCCAGCGCCTTTGTTAGTGACTCAATCTGGTTGAGAAGCCTATCCTCTGATCCTGCTTGCCAATATCGAGGGCAACGCTGAATTATGATTCGTTTGTAttcgagatgagatgagttggtttgtgaatagtaaaataaaagttgaattatttattatattttatgctagaatttgataaaattgtaatgatgagatgaaatgaattatggtgggttttgaatgcaaatgatAGTCTTTGATCATAAAATTTTTGCCAATTATTTCCCTTCAAcaattcttaaaattaaaaataaaaataaaattagcaatAGTATCTTGCTCAATTTTCTCTATAATGTTATCCTCGATAGGATCAGAGCACCTAGGAAACAATTTCTGTCAGTACATGATCATGAACGGACTAATTGTTCTATATCCAGAACGAATTTCCCATTGTTCTTTACTCAGAACATCACATGATAAGGAgagatttctttttattaatattgaaagGATGGTGAAGTGCTGCTCCAattggactctctctctctctctctgaaaaataaataaatacaacatgCAGCATATGTAGATCATGGTTGTTCCGTCAATATCAAGTGTTGGTTAAAAAGATGTACTTAGTTTCATAGATAGAACGgctattaattcaatttttcttacaTCGATTGTGAGTTGATGGTTtatgttgatgtcgtgtttcgcgaCCCTGGGCAACTCCTCACCCCTGGTATCCAAGCATGATTCTGCACAGTCAAAACGAAGAGAGGGGACCTCGAGGTCCGTTAAtcctctgatgcttaagtcagtatcTAGAACCAGGAGGGAAGCAAAAAAACTGAACTAGgatgatagtatttttttatatatatattacctgtAGTTGGGTTGACCCCTATTTATAATTACCGTGTTGGATTTCCCCATAGTGGTGTTCTGGGTTAGGTGGGGCGATTCGCCCTTTGTATTTCATTGCCGAGTAGCTTTCGCGTTATTTTCTTACCGAGCAGCGATGGCCCCGAGCCTTCTTTATTCATTGCTCTGACCCTGGGCTGCATTCAATACCGCATACCCTGCACCTTGggatgcatttaatgcaacgtAGCTTATGTTCTGAGCTGCATTAAATGCGACGTGGCATTTGCTCTGGGCCGCATTAAATGCGATGTGGTATCTGCTCTGAGCCGCATTAAATGCGACGTGGCCTCTTCTCCGTGTTCCCTTTGTCTGGTGATGCATGCCAcagttttctttcatttctctctagCCTTCCTCCGGATCTCTTGCCTCGACCCGATTTGTTTGTCTCAGTTCCGATCTGGGCTTTACTTTATAAGCCCAAGCTTATGTGATCGGACTGCGCCCTATCAGTGGCCCAACTCTTGCATTGAACACTCCCTGCCGTCGTGGGCCGAAGCTAATGATTTTTCCCACATCACAGTTTAATTGCAAGTTCATCCAGCTAGGTCACTCCTAATGAAATCCCCAACAAGTAAGGATGCCACTGTAATTACACTCTTAAATACTAGCTAGGAATTAATATCTTGCATTCAACTCGATCCTTATTCTTTTGATGCATTAAAAAAGGTATACCGTTTGCTCATAGTATTAATATGGGTGTTACATAAATGACCGATTGGAATAGGCTAAGTGAAAGAGCCAAGCCTTCATGCATGTAGTTTAATATGCAATTTGGAGATCATGAATTAATCAAACTGCATGATCGATTTTTCATAAGAATGTCTCATTGGCTTAGAAAACCACACGTTTTGCTTTTTACCTATTTCATTCCAGAGAGATTTTCGCATTGAATTATCTatctattagttaaaataataaaaaatattattaatttaattttttttataatttttttttatctaatttagtTTTCTCATATTTTGCAATTCAAATCTATTGTAAATTGTGTAAACTCAagcaccaatatatatatatatatatataaataataattagttgtACAACTATTATGTAGCaacaaaatgagagataaattaatataaagtaTTCAATGGAGGGTGAATAATGACCATACAAATATAGAGAGTTACTGTAGCTAgcaagcaaaatattttgtattcaatGAAGGGATTGTTGGCTAAATTTTAGTTTGCATCTACATTTGGCTAAGCTAATGTAAATGCTCTATGCAACATGCAACAGACTAACAAAAGTCAACACGTCTGTCCATAAGAGGTCATATCTAGGTAGCGTAATATTAAACACtatactctcattttatttttattttagtatataagatatgatatatttattatcagGATCtgtcacatcttatatagtgaaataaaaatagaataataatgtggtttataaaattttccataTAGACAACAAACGCACCGTTTTCTCCCACCTTTCGCATTCCATTAGTCACCCAAATCAAAACGACAAGTCACACAGGCCAAGCAAACTTTTCAATTCGGAGCGCACCGTATAGTCCACACGTAGATGGAACTATGCGCCTGTGTTGGTGAAAGAGCGAGAAAATCGAGGCCGCCGCCGTTCGACCTGATATCCGACCTCTACGATCATCGTCATCAGCGCATATAATCGGCGGAGCTAGGTTTTTTCGCAATCAGAGGCATCGGCTTATTCACCTTCAGCTTTGCTCGAAAAGCAGGAAGTCACTTCGCGTGTTCAAGATCTTCTGAGATCTACCCCTTTCATCGATCCCGCcaaggtactctctctctctctctctctctggctcaCGTAcaaaacttaattatttttttaattggttttCTAACTTAGTATTTGGTCGACGGGATAGATATCTTAGGAAATGGCGAAACAAAATTTTAGTAGTTTTGAACTGAAGTATAAGTTCTTAGCATGCTAGATAATTATCCAACGGCGGAGAATTTATGTTAGCTTGGctcgtttttattttgttttaacgaTAGAGGCATTTCCATTGTGTTCTATTTTGGAGGCATTTCCAATTACTGTTCTTTATACGATTTGCGTTGAGAGTCTTACGAAAACGAAAACATATTTATGTGCAtatctagccaaaataaaaatataatcttgtgttatttgtttaatttgaagGAGTATCTACTCGAAGAGTGATCTTGGCGCTGGGATTTTCAACGATGACTTGGACAAACTTTTGCCTTTGCTGTCTTAGGTTTCAAATTTCAAGTGTACTTGGGTTGGGTTAAACCTAAGatatcaaagaaaaattttttgaaTGGAAGAGGAGCGAGAATCCAGAAAATctacaaaacaagaaaagatcaaatttaTGTATCATAAACTCAAGAACATAAGGGTGATTTCAAATAA
This genomic interval from Juglans regia cultivar Chandler chromosome 3, Walnut 2.0, whole genome shotgun sequence contains the following:
- the LOC108985704 gene encoding probable purple acid phosphatase 20, whose protein sequence is MGHVRDLRLFLLSALPLAFAGLFFGGVYSYNRPPVLRKILSVPHSYGDDHNPASPQQVHISLVGEDKMRISWITESSTPATVEYGTSPTKYESSANGTTSSYRYSIVYKSGEIHDVVIGPLKPNTLYYYRCGPASGRDFTFKTPPAQFPIKFAVVGDLGQTEWTDSTLQHIAKSNYDMLLLPGDLAYADFYQPFWDSFGRLVEPLASQRPWMVTQGNHEVEKIPVIHSKPFTAYNARWRMPFEQSGSDSNLYYSFNVAGVHIIMLSSYTDFDPSSQQYKWLEADMGQIDRKITPWIVVLVHAPWYNTNTAHQGEKESDEMKASMEGLLYQARVDVVFTGHVHAYERFTRVYNGKADNCGPVHITIGDGGNREGLASKYEDPTPDISIFREASFGHGQFEVVNATHALWTWHRNDDSSAFVSDSIWLRSLSSDPACQYRGQR
- the LOC108985705 gene encoding probable purple acid phosphatase 20 isoform X2, whose product is MAVRGGLGLFLTSVLLAMAFAGFFGGVDSYNRPPMRKTLVVRNLADDLDAVSPQQVHISVVGEDKMRISWITETSTQATVQYGTSPGKYEFSADGTTSSYSYLTYDSGEIHDTVIGPLKPNSVYYYRCGIDSTREFSFKTPPAQFPVKFAVVGDLGQTGWTQSTLQHIAESNYDMLLLPGDLSYADLNQPLWDSFGRLVEPLASQRPWMVTQGNHEIEKIPLIHNEPFTAYNARWRMPFEQSGSGSNLFYSFNVAGVHVIMLGSYTDFDPKSAQFKWLEADLRKIDRNKTPWTVVLIHAPWYNSNTAHQGEKESIDMKASMEGLLYRARVDVVFAGHVHAYERFTRVYNGKTDNCGPVHITIGDGGNREGLASKYIDPKPDISIFREASFGHGQFEVVNATHALWTWHRNDDDSVVSSDSVWFKKPSISDPACKVKT
- the LOC108985705 gene encoding probable purple acid phosphatase 20 isoform X1 yields the protein MGICQSVTMAARGLGLFLVSTGLALSGFLGSLNTYNRPPPRPTIVNHLENLKPGSPQQVHISVVGEDKMRISWITETSTQATVQYGTSPGKYEFSADGTTSSYSYLTYDSGEIHDTVIGPLKPNSVYYYRCGIDSTREFSFKTPPAQFPVKFAVVGDLGQTGWTQSTLQHIAESNYDMLLLPGDLSYADLNQPLWDSFGRLVEPLASQRPWMVTQGNHEIEKIPLIHNEPFTAYNARWRMPFEQSGSGSNLFYSFNVAGVHVIMLGSYTDFDPKSAQFKWLEADLRKIDRNKTPWTVVLIHAPWYNSNTAHQGEKESIDMKASMEGLLYRARVDVVFAGHVHAYERFTRVYNGKTDNCGPVHITIGDGGNREGLASKYIDPKPDISIFREASFGHGQFEVVNATHALWTWHRNDDDSVVSSDSVWFKKPSISDPACKVKT
- the LOC108985705 gene encoding probable purple acid phosphatase 20 isoform X3 produces the protein MRISWITETSTQATVQYGTSPGKYEFSADGTTSSYSYLTYDSGEIHDTVIGPLKPNSVYYYRCGIDSTREFSFKTPPAQFPVKFAVVGDLGQTGWTQSTLQHIAESNYDMLLLPGDLSYADLNQPLWDSFGRLVEPLASQRPWMVTQGNHEIEKIPLIHNEPFTAYNARWRMPFEQSGSGSNLFYSFNVAGVHVIMLGSYTDFDPKSAQFKWLEADLRKIDRNKTPWTVVLIHAPWYNSNTAHQGEKESIDMKASMEGLLYRARVDVVFAGHVHAYERFTRVYNGKTDNCGPVHITIGDGGNREGLASKYIDPKPDISIFREASFGHGQFEVVNATHALWTWHRNDDDSVVSSDSVWFKKPSISDPACKVKT